A window from Solanum stenotomum isolate F172 chromosome 5, ASM1918654v1, whole genome shotgun sequence encodes these proteins:
- the LOC125866151 gene encoding bifunctional 3-dehydroquinate dehydratase/shikimate dehydrogenase, chloroplastic-like, translating to MGSVGLLKNSAMVCAPLMSTSVDQLIDDMVEAKSQGADCVEIRLHAIHNFHPHKHLQLLFKNKPLPILIVYRPIWEGNDFEGDAHKQLEVLGLAKELGADYVELDLKIASDFAKNEKSSWSSGCKLITSCFVDNVTSKEDLSQIVASMQSTGADILKIVTNANDITELEKTFHLLSHCQVPLIAYSVGERGLISQLLGPKFGSVLLYGSLDGNAVPGLPSLASLRQAYGIDFMDNDTKVFGLISKPVGHSKGPILHNPTFRHVGYNGIYVPMFVDDLKEFFRVYSSPDFAGFSVGIPYKEAVVSFCDEVDPLAESIGAVNTIIRRPCDGKLIGYNTDCEASITAIEDALKVNGPTNGAAFLPCSLARKMFVLVGAGGAGRALAFGAKSRGARIVIFDIDFDRAKALAAAVCGEALPYEKLASFQPEKGAILANATPIGMHPNKDRIPLPEGSLKDYVVVFDAVYTPRKTTLLEDAEAAGAVIVSGVEMFLRQAIGQFNLFTGSKAPEEFMREIVMSKF from the exons ATGGGTAGTGTTGGATTGTTGAAGAATTCCGCCATGGTTTGTGCTCCATTAATGTCGACATCAGTGGATCAATTAATTGATGATATGGTTGAGGCAAAATCACAAGGTGCAGATTGTGTTGAGATTAGGCTTCATGCTATCCACAATTTCCATCCCCACAAACATCTTCAACTTCTCTTCAAAAATAAGCCACTACCTATTCTCATTGTTTAcag GCCAATATGGGAAGGAAATGACTTTGAAGGTGATGCCCACAAGCAGTTGGAAGTCCTTGGGTTGGCTAAAGAATTGGGAGCTGATTATGTTGAGTTGGACCTCAAG ATAGCTAGTGACTTtgcaaaaaatgaaaagtcgAGTTGGAGTAGTGGTTGTAAACTAATTACATCATGCTTCGTGGACAATGTCACCTCAAAAGAAGACCTCAGCCAAATTGTTGCATCCATGCAATCTACTGGGGCAGATATCCTCAAAATTGTTACAAATGCAAATGACATTACAGAACTAGAGAAAACGTTTCACTTGCTTTCACATTGCCAG GTGCCGCTTATTGCCTACTCTGTTGGGGAAAGAGGTCTCATAAGTCAGCTGTTGGGCCCAAAATTCGGTAGTGTCCTATTATATGGATCTCTTGATGGTAATGCAGTGCCTGGTCTGCCTTCTCTTGCCAGCCTTAGACAAGCCTACGGAATTGATTTTATGGATAATGATACTAAAGTTTTTGGGCTCATTTCTAAACCAGTGGGTCATAGTAAAGGACCTATTTTGCATAATCCTACGTTTAGACATGTGGGGTACAATGGAATTTATGTTCCAATGTTTGTGGATGATCTTAAGGAGTTCTTTAGGGTCTACTCAAGTCCCGACTTTGCTGGTTTCAG TGTTGGGATTCCATACAAGGAAGCAGTGGTGAGCTTTTGTGATGAAGTCGATCCATTGGCTGAG TCCATAGGGGCTGTAAATACTATCATACGGAGGCCTTGCGATGGGAAGTTAATTGGTTATAATACAGATTGTGAAGCTTCTATAACAGCCATTGAGGATGCTTTGAAAG TAAATGGCCCTACAAATGGAGCAGCTTTTCTTCCTTGTTCACTCGCTAGGAAAATGTTTGTGCTGGTGGGTGCTGGAGGTGCAGGAAGAGCTCTGGCATTCGGAGCCAAGAGCAGGGGAGCTCGAATTGTGATTTTTGACATTGATTTTGATAGAGCAAAGGCTCTTGCTGCCGCAGTTTGTGGTGAAGCTCTGCCATATGAAAAATTAGCTTCTTTTCAGCCAGAGAAAGGTGCAATCCTTGCGAATGCAACACCTATAGGAATGCATCCAAATAAAGATAGGATACCTCTGCCTGAG GGAAGTTTAAAGGATTATGTAGTGGTGTTTGATGCTGTATATACGCCACGAAAGACTACTCTACTGGAAGACGCGGAGGCTGCTGGAGCAGTCATTGTAAGTGGAGTTGAAATGTTTCTTAGACAGGCTATTGGACAGTTCAATCTTTTCACGGGAAGTAAAG CACCAGAAGAATTCATGCGTGAGATCGTTATGTCAAAATTCTAA
- the LOC125863719 gene encoding uncharacterized protein LOC125863719, whose amino-acid sequence MAKVVKVDNRVKMYLEDDGYKKWSRVLATVNRGRMMTSNIVEWGNLCLFPYVKYHVYAVGCRLANVVPSTEFIYSVYEGGRRYIVCLERKNCNCGRFQLDEIPCAHTIAVMKKKNIIDIHPYYSDYYKPAALANTYEVSMVPMPDREDWTVRVCFGRNRYAT is encoded by the exons ATGGCTAAAGTTGTTAAAGTTGACAACCGGGTTAAGATGTACCTTGAGGATGATGGTTACAAAAAGTGGTCAAGAGTTCTTGCAACAGTAAACAGGGGGAGAATGATGACTTCTAACATAGTGGAAT GGGgaaatttatgccttttcccaTATGTAAAGTATCATGTATATGCAGTTGGTTGTCGTTTGGCTAAT GTTGTACCATCTACTGAATTTATTTATTCAGTGTATGAAGGTGGGCGAAGATACATTGTTTGCCTTGAGAGAAAAAATTGTAACTGTGGGAGATTTCAGCTTGACGAGATACCGTGTGCTCACACAATTGCtgtaatgaagaagaagaatattatagatataCATCCCTACTACTCAGATTACTATAAACCAGCTGCATTGGCAAACACGTATGAAGTTTCGATGGTTCCAATGCCGGATAGGGAGGATTGGACAGTACGAGTTTGTTTTGGAAGAAATCGTTATGCCACCTAG
- the LOC125865223 gene encoding probable sodium/metabolite cotransporter BASS1, chloroplastic, whose amino-acid sequence MALSLCFSPLTSYPFNNPMISSRPKMSKLRVNCVEENSHSRLHVAAKSRWEEWISTAASLYPVYVTVGGVVACLRPSTFSWFVNAGPTSYSLALGFIMLAMGLTLELKDLLNLFLQKPLSILFGCAAQYTIMPAFGVIVSKYLALSPSVSVGLILLACCPGGTASNVVTLIAQGDVPLSVVMTLCTTLGAVVLTPLLTMILAGTYVPVDAIKLSISTLQVVVAPILLGSYLQRKFPRAVKVVAPFAPLLAVLTSSLLACSVFSENVVRLRSSMVGLSVSSDLSLFNRVQAIFASEFGAVVVAVLLLHFAGFFVGYLSATLVGLAEPQRRAISIEVGMQNSSLGVVLATAHFTSPLVALPPAMSAVIMNIMGSTLGFFWRYIDPSDSNITPEATDKS is encoded by the exons ATGGCGCTATCTCTTTGCTTCTCTCCACTCACTTCATACCCCTTTAATAACCCcatgatttcatcaaggccaaaAATGTCTAAGTTGCGTGTCAATTGTGTTGAAGAAAATTCTCATAGTCGTCTTCATGTGGCAGCGAAATCTAGATGGGAAGAATGGATATCAACTGCTGCTAGTCTTTACCCTGTCTATGTAACTGTTGGCGGAGTTGTTGCTTGTTTGAGACCATCCACTTTTTCATGGTTTGTTAATGCAGGTCCAACTTCATATAGTTTAGCTCTTGGCTTTATAATGTTAGCAATGGGTCTCACTTTGGAGCTCAAAGATTTGCTTAACTTGTTCTTGCAAAAGCCTCTTTCT attctttttgGTTGTGCTGCTCAATATACAATTATGCCAGCCTTTGGAGTGATAGTTAGCAAATATTTGGCTCTTTCTCCTTCAGTTTCCGTTGGTCTAATATTGCTTGCTTGTTGCCCTGGGGGTACTGCATCCAATGTG GTAACCTTAATTGCACAAGGAGATGTACCATTATCAGTAGTGATGACACTGTGTACCACACTTGGAGCAGTTGTTCTCACTCCCCTTTTGACAATGATTCTGGCAGGCACATATGTTCCTGTGGATGCGATTAAGCTTTCCATCAGCACGCTACAA GTGGTGGTTGCTCCGATTCTCCTAGGTTCTTATCTGCAGAGAAAATTTCCAAGAGCAGTGAAAGTTGTTGCACCGTTCGCTCCCCTTCTAGCAGTCTTAACTTCATCACTTCTTGCTTGCAG TGTATTTTCAGAAAATGTTGTTCGTCTGAGATCTTCAATGGTTGGTTTGTCAGTTTCCTCTGATTTATCGCTATTTAATCGGGTTCAAGCAATATTCGCAAGTGAATTTGGGGCTGTAGTGGTTGCTGTGCTTTTGCTGCATTTTGCTGGATTCTTTGTAGG GTACCTGTCAGCCACCTTAGTCGGTCTTGCTGAACCTCAGAGACGTGCCATATCCATCGAG GTTGGCATGCAGAATTCCTCCTTGGGAGTGGTTTTAGCGACCGCGCATTTCACATCACCATTGGTTGCATTACCTCCTGCAATGTCAGCTGTCATTATGAACATAATGGGCAGTACTTTAGGTTTCTTTTGGAGATATATTGACCCTTCTGATTCAAACATTACTCCAGAAGCCACTGATAAATCATAG